In the Drosophila virilis strain 15010-1051.87 chromosome 4, Dvir_AGI_RSII-ME, whole genome shotgun sequence genome, TTGACATGCGGTTCGATGGCTCTTCTGGCCGCAGTGGTTGCCTCTGTTTCAGCCCGTTACACAAATGCAGGCTAAAAATTGCTTTTGTGTCGAGCCCAAACAATTTGCCTTGATTGCAATTTCAAAGCTTTCTATCCTTGAGATTTGCCAGCCGAGCAAGCTGTTTATAGtcaaacagcaaaaagaaagCATTAGGAAGAAATAACGAaacgccgaagattaaataccctttaaaaCATTGTTCCTATTGGAACCAAAAACTTATGTTTTCCAAGGAGAGTAGACTGCTAGCAGCTTACACtagttaaatttgaaaaaaaaaaatataaatattaaagtaaTTTTCATGAATTTTATATTCGAGAATCCTGTTTAGTATAACCTTTTAATGGCTATGCATTTAAGATTGAGAGTTTTcgtacaaaaattatatttttcaacattaccttctttaaaataaatataagatctagttataaatataagatCTAGTTGGATAATAAATGCCGGCTGTGGTCTTATCAATAAGCAAAAAATTTATTGCTAGCTTAAAACCTGagaaataatttatgtataaGACAGGCAGATGAACATGGCTGGATCCAACCGGCATTAAATAAATCTGCGAGAATTAAAATCATAAGGCGACGTCCTACACAAAAAAATGAACATAGACTTcttaactttattttattttacgtCTTGAGCTGGTAAGGTTAAGTATAGGCAATATACAAAGATATTCAATAGGAAATCAGCACGATTTATTGAGGCATATCTTAAAGATGTGTTATCGTTTAATCCTGTATAATAAAGTCCTGGAGCccgaaaatatatttcattaaaataagtataaatacTTGTATGTCTCCCAAATACTGTACAAGTTGCATCATGTTATAGTTTAGTCTAGTTAGTGACCTTGGTAAAAAAAACAGGCAGCTATTAAACTATATTACAATGAGGTAAAATGAGGAATATTCTTACAGAAACAGATGGTGCTAGGGCGTCCTCCTACATATCAGCAAGTAGCTTAAATCTTGCAAGAATAGGTACCTTCTCAATGGTGGAAATAATTCTTACAGAACACTTTCTCTTAGATGGCATTTGTCTTCTACTCACTACCTGCTTTGGATATTATTGggttaaaaatttgtattaaaaattatgtacAATACTTGTTACAACACAttaaaatttggaattttCAATAACTATGACAGATTGAGCAGCTAACGAGCCATTAGTTTAGCTTAGATCGAGGAAAATCGTCATCGCTATATTCAGAGGGGGAGGTGGATTCCATCAGGGAAATGATTCGTATGTGTCGCACTGGATATTTAGTCTCCGTATCTGTCAGCACAAGGGAACTACTATAGCTATTAATTTCTCGTATTGTCTCGGACATGCTCATCTTGGGCTTacttttgttattgcttttAGCCTCGACCTGTGGCTCGCTTGTTTTTGGTGAAGAAGAAACAGAAAATGTTTTGGAATTGTTGTAGGCAGCCTTGAAATCATCGGTTAAGCAGAAAATCGAACTCTGCTGCTCCTTGGGTGACTCCTCACAGAGTTCCACTGGCGAATCGCACTGCTCCACCTCACAGGCTTCCGGCTGCGTCTTTGGGCTTGACGTATTCCCTCCAGTCAGCCGGTGATCACGTACGAGCTCGAAATTTATGCCACCAAAGACGGCTTCCTTGTTGTTGATCGTGTTGCGCACATCGATAACACAGAATGTGAGTATCTCCTGGAAAATACCCAGAGTATTGGCCTCCTTGATGCCCGCATCGGTAACCAGCAAACAGCCTAGTACACAGCCAGTCTCCAGATCTCTAACATTCACATGGTAGACATTGTCCGCTCGCAATAGGATCGTCAGCGCAATGTCTTGAAAGCAACGCTTGCCCATCATTTTGAAGAGAGCATACTGCATGCTGCTAAGGACGGGTAGCTTCTTGTCCTTGCAAAACTGACACTGGCTCGAGACTTTGCGCTCCAGTGTGGAATCATTTCTATTACAGATAAGTTTTGCTGACGACTTTTTTATGCAGACGCACTTGGTCAGCTTTCCCTTCTCACTCTCCAAACCCTTGCACTTTTCATTTAGAGTACAAACAGTGCTACAGAGCTGCTTTAGTTGATTGTTCATCACATTcagttgttgcttctgctctGCTTCTTGCGCGATCTGCTCCTCCAGTTTCTTTTTTAACAAGCATAGTTCTATGGTTATATTCGGTATTTTTTCACATTCGGTGCACTTTGTAGTGCACTGAACGGGCTCTGATCCTACTCTCGATTCTCGAGAATGGTGCCTGTCGGACCTCAGACTCTCCTTCGATGGAGCACCCACCAATTTTTCTTGACATGGACAATTTACGGGCTGCACTTTTTGTGTTGATCGGCAAGTCTTAGTCTTCTTCTTGTCCCTAGACAAACAGCATTTGAAGCGCATTTTGGAATTATCTTTTTTGCCTTGTGGGCTTGCTTCATATTTCCATTTTGATGGCACCACTATAACTGGACGCTTGCAAGTGCATTTGCACTTGGCTTTTCTTTCAgactttttctttctttctttcccTACCACCTTCACTTTCTCATGTCCTTTCTCTGCGCAGGTGGGCTCATCACAGACACATCTATCAGACTGCACTTTAGAGACGGTTATATACTCCTTAGATGCGTATGTATCctttcttttaatttgtttctgAGAAGTGGTGGGCTTAACATCATCGCACACGCATCTATCAGACTGCTTTTTGGAGATGGGTATACGAACGCACGAAAGGGACAATGAGCCGACGGATGGAGTAAAGCGTCCACCAGCGGGCATGCGACCATGGCGATTGATCCTCTGTGCAAGCAAACCACGACCTCTTGAAAGTAACCAATCTAGTCGTTCCACGCGTATTCGGGCACTCAAATATCGTTCATATGTGCGTGCAGCATCtgtaagcatatatatataaacacggatggaataaaaaacaatttagtcTCTCCGGAAGGCTGTCAACATTCCGGTGAAACTATCAAAATTACCCATTGTTGTCGATTAACTGGAAATTTACTTGCATTCCAAACAATATCAACTCAAACTACTCTCATCTGTCTGTATTTCTCAACTGACACCTTTGTAGCACCATTTGACAGCTTGACGCTTGCTTTGC is a window encoding:
- the LOC6627476 gene encoding uncharacterized protein isoform X2, producing the protein MDAARTYERYLSARIRVERLDWLLSRGRGLLAQRINRHGRMPAGGRFTPSVGSLSLSCVRIPISKKQSDRCVCDDVKPTTSQKQIKRKDTYASKEYITVSKVQSDRCVCDEPTCAEKGHEKVKVVGKERKKKSERKAKCKCTCKRPVIVVPSKWKYEASPQGKKDNSKMRFKCCLSRDKKKTKTCRSTQKVQPVNCPCQEKLVGAPSKESLRSDRHHSRESRVGSEPVQCTTKCTECEKIPNITIELCLLKKKLEEQIAQEAEQKQQLNVMNNQLKQLCSTVCTLNEKCKGLESEKGKLTKCVCIKKSSAKLICNRNDSTLERKVSSQCQFCKDKKLPVLSSMQYALFKMMGKRCFQDIALTILLRADNVYHVNVRDLETGCVLGCLLVTDAGIKEANTLGIFQEILTFCVIDVRNTINNKEAVFGGINFELVRDHRLTGGNTSSPKTQPEACEVEQCDSPVELCEESPKEQQSSIFCLTDDFKAAYNNSKTFSVSSSPKTSEPQVEAKSNNKNTETKYPVRHIRIISLMESTSPSEYSDDDFPRSKLN
- the LOC6627476 gene encoding uncharacterized protein isoform X1, whose product is MDAARTYERYLSARIRVERLDWLLSRGRGLLAQRINRHGRMPAGGRFTPSVGSLSLSCVRIPISKKQSDRCVCDDVKPTTSQKQIKRKDTYASKEYITVSKVQSDRCVCDEPTCAEKGHEKVKVVGKERKKKSERKAKCKCTCKRPVIVVPSKWKYEASPQGKKDNSKMRFKCCLSRDKKKTKTCRSTQKVQPVNCPCQEKLVGAPSKESLRSDRHHSRESRVGSEPVQCTTKCTECEKIPNITIELCLLKKKLEEQIAQEAEQKQQLNVMNNQLKQLCSTVCTLNEKCKGLESEKGKLTKCVCIKKSSAKLICNRNDSTLERKVSSQCQFCKDKKLPVLSSMQYALFKMMGKRCFQDIALTILLRADNVYHVNVRDLETGCVLGCLLVTDAGIKEANTLGIFQEILTFCVIDVRNTINNKEAVFGGINFELVRDHRLTGGNTSSPKTQPEACEVEQCDSPVELCEESPKEQQSSIFCLTDDFKAAYNNSKTFSVSSSPKTSEPQVEAKSNNKSKPKMSMSETIREINSYSSSLVLTDTETKYPVRHIRIISLMESTSPSEYSDDDFPRSKLN
- the LOC6627476 gene encoding uncharacterized protein isoform X3, which codes for MDAARTYERYLSARIRVERLDWLLSRGRGLLAQRINRHGRMPAGGRFTPSVGSLSLSCVRIPISKKQSDRCVCDDVKPTTSQKQIKRKDTYASKEYITVSKVQSDRCVCDEPTCAEKGHEKVKVVGKERKKKSERKAKCKCTCKRPVIVVPSKWKYEASPQGKKDNSKMRFKCCLSRDKKKTKTCRSTQKVQPVNCPCQEKLVGAPSKESLRSDRHHSRESRVGSEPVQCTTKCTECEKIPNITIELCLLKKKLEEQIAQEAEQKQQLNVMNNQLKQLCSTVCTLNEKCKGLESEKGKLTKCVCIKKSSAKLICNRNDSTLERKVSSQCQFCKDKKLPVLSSMQYALFKMMGKRCFQDIALTILLRADNVYHVNVRDLETGCVLGCLLVTDAGIKEANTLGIFQEILTFCVIDVRNTINNKEAVFGGINFELVRDHRLTGGNTSSPKTQPEACEVEQCDSPVELCEESPKEQQSSIFCLTDDFKAAYNNSKTFSVSSSPKTSEPQVEAKSNNKIPLC